A genomic window from Streptomyces sp. NBC_00234 includes:
- a CDS encoding cold-shock protein, which yields MAQGTVKWFNAEKGYGFIAVDGGADVFVHYSAIQMDGYRTLEEGQRVEFEISQGQKGPQADMVKLAVG from the coding sequence ATGGCTCAGGGCACCGTCAAGTGGTTCAACGCGGAGAAGGGGTACGGCTTCATCGCGGTCGACGGTGGTGCGGATGTTTTCGTCCACTACAGCGCGATCCAGATGGACGGGTACCGCACCCTCGAAGAGGGTCAGCGAGTTGAATTCGAAATCTCGCAGGGCCAGAAGGGGCCGCAGGCGGACATGGTCAAGCTCGCCGTCGGCTGA
- a CDS encoding DUF3263 domain-containing protein produces MTEDAPLSDRDRALLALERRSWAGPGAKERAIREELGMSPVRYYQLLNALIDDRRALEEDPVTVNRLRGVRAARRDRR; encoded by the coding sequence ATGACCGAAGACGCCCCGCTCTCCGACCGGGACCGGGCCCTGCTGGCCCTGGAGCGGCGCTCCTGGGCGGGGCCCGGTGCGAAGGAACGGGCGATCCGCGAAGAGCTGGGGATGTCGCCGGTCCGCTACTACCAGCTCCTGAACGCGCTGATCGACGACCGGCGCGCACTGGAGGAGGACCCGGTGACGGTGAACCGCCTGCGCGGCGTACGGGCCGCGCGCCGGGACCGTCGCTGA
- the otsB gene encoding trehalose-phosphatase produces MGSHLDHLPTPTTPAGREGLAAVLARPDRAVVALDFDGTLADIVPDPEQARAHPGAVPALAALAPRVASVAVITGRPAGVAVRYGGFAGVAGLDHLVVLGHYGAERWDAVTGTVHAPAPHPGVAAVRGELPGVLHELGAWHGTWVEEKGQAVAVHTRRAEDPQAVFESLRGPLGQLAARHGLIVEPGRMVLELRPPGMDKGVALAEYVRQTDAESVLYAGDDLGDLAAYATVEKLRSEGPDGIPGLLVCSGSEVPELAERSDLLLPGPEAVVGFLSALAQRV; encoded by the coding sequence ATGGGCAGTCACCTCGATCACCTGCCGACCCCGACCACCCCCGCCGGCCGCGAAGGTCTCGCCGCTGTTCTCGCCCGGCCCGACCGCGCCGTGGTCGCTCTCGACTTCGACGGCACGCTCGCCGACATCGTTCCCGATCCGGAACAGGCACGCGCCCACCCCGGCGCCGTTCCCGCGCTCGCCGCCCTCGCGCCGCGTGTCGCGTCCGTGGCCGTGATCACCGGCCGGCCGGCCGGGGTCGCCGTGCGGTACGGCGGCTTCGCCGGGGTGGCCGGGCTCGACCATCTCGTCGTCCTCGGTCACTACGGCGCCGAACGCTGGGACGCCGTGACCGGCACCGTGCACGCCCCCGCCCCGCACCCCGGCGTCGCCGCCGTGCGAGGTGAACTCCCGGGAGTGCTGCACGAGTTGGGTGCCTGGCACGGCACCTGGGTGGAGGAGAAGGGGCAGGCCGTGGCCGTCCACACCCGCCGTGCCGAGGATCCGCAGGCCGTCTTCGAGTCGCTGCGCGGCCCCCTCGGCCAGCTCGCCGCCCGGCACGGGCTGATCGTCGAACCCGGCCGCATGGTCCTGGAGTTGCGCCCTCCCGGCATGGACAAGGGCGTCGCGCTCGCGGAGTACGTACGCCAGACGGACGCCGAGTCCGTCCTGTACGCGGGCGACGACCTCGGCGACCTCGCCGCCTACGCCACGGTGGAGAAGCTCCGCAGCGAAGGCCCGGACGGCATCCCGGGCCTCCTCGTGTGCAGCGGCAGCGAAGTGCCCGAACTGGCCGAGCGGTCCGACCTGTTGCTGCCCGGACCGGAGGCCGTCGTCGGCTTCCTGTCAGCCCTCGCGCAGCGCGTGTAG
- a CDS encoding ROK family protein has product MRHVIALDVGGTGMKAALVGADGTLLHEARRATGRERGPEAVVETILAFAAELRAYGEEHFGTTAVAAGVAVPGIVDAENGIAVYATNLGWRDVPMRALLGERLGVPVALGHDVRTGGLAEGRIGAGRGADRFLFVPLGTGIAGAIGIAGSIEEGAHGCAGEIGHIVVRPDGPDCGCGQRGCLETLASASAVTRAWALASGDPEADAADCAKAVESGDPAAVQVWQNAVDALAAGLVTALTLLDPRMLIIGGGLAEAGETLFTPLRAAVEERVTFQKLPHIVPAALGDTAGCLGAGLLAWDLLSTEVSA; this is encoded by the coding sequence GTGAGACATGTCATCGCCCTCGATGTGGGCGGCACAGGAATGAAGGCCGCCCTGGTCGGGGCAGACGGCACCCTGCTCCACGAGGCACGCCGGGCCACCGGCAGGGAGCGCGGTCCCGAGGCCGTCGTGGAGACGATCCTCGCGTTCGCCGCCGAGCTGCGCGCGTACGGCGAGGAGCACTTCGGCACCACCGCGGTCGCCGCGGGCGTCGCCGTACCGGGCATCGTCGACGCCGAGAACGGGATCGCCGTGTACGCGACGAACCTGGGCTGGCGCGACGTACCCATGCGCGCCCTGCTCGGCGAGCGGCTCGGCGTACCCGTCGCCCTCGGCCACGACGTCAGGACCGGCGGCCTCGCCGAGGGCCGGATCGGCGCGGGCCGGGGCGCCGACCGCTTCCTCTTCGTACCGCTGGGCACCGGCATCGCCGGCGCCATCGGCATCGCGGGCTCCATCGAGGAGGGCGCCCACGGCTGCGCGGGCGAGATCGGCCACATCGTGGTCCGGCCGGACGGCCCGGACTGCGGCTGCGGCCAGCGCGGCTGTCTGGAGACCCTGGCCTCCGCATCCGCGGTGACCCGGGCCTGGGCCCTCGCCTCCGGGGACCCCGAGGCGGACGCCGCGGACTGCGCGAAGGCCGTCGAGTCCGGCGACCCCGCCGCCGTACAGGTCTGGCAGAACGCGGTCGACGCGCTCGCCGCCGGACTGGTCACCGCGCTCACGCTGCTCGACCCCCGCATGCTCATCATCGGTGGCGGTCTGGCCGAGGCGGGGGAAACCTTGTTCACACCACTGCGTGCGGCTGTCGAGGAACGGGTCACGTTCCAGAAGCTGCCTCACATCGTCCCGGCGGCCCTCGGGGACACCGCCGGATGCCTGGGCGCAGGGCTGCTCGCCTGGGATCTTCTCTCCACGGAGGTATCCGCCTGA
- a CDS encoding alpha,alpha-trehalose-phosphate synthase (UDP-forming): MVSEHAAQVLVASNRGPVSYTQGEDGSLASKRGGGGLVSGLSAVDDKLWVCAALSDGDREAVRRGVAEPGVRMLDIDADLHADAYNGIANSVLWFVHHMLYQTPLEPAFDAEFRRQWASYEAYNRAFAEALAQEAGEGAAVLVQDYHLALVPGMLRELRADLRIGHFSHTPWAPVDYFRLLPDDIGEQLLRGILGADRAAFLTRRWADAFIGCCTEILGGTGHTRIGVHGLGADAEFLRRRSHEADVDERMAALREEVGPGRRTIVRVDRTELSKNIVRGLLAYRALLDAYPEWRGRVTHIAFAYPSRQDLTVYQEYTAAVQSLADEINAAYGTPDWTPVVLHVKDDFARSLAAYRLADVALVNPIRDGMNLVAKEVPVVSDDGCVLVLSREAGAYEELGDAAIVVNPYDVSATAEALHQALSMPHDERADRTKALAEAATALPPQQWFLDQLHALREG, encoded by the coding sequence ATGGTCTCCGAGCACGCAGCCCAGGTCCTCGTCGCGTCCAACCGCGGCCCCGTGTCGTACACACAGGGCGAGGACGGCTCGCTCGCTTCGAAACGGGGCGGGGGCGGCCTCGTCTCCGGCCTCAGCGCCGTCGACGACAAGCTCTGGGTGTGCGCGGCGCTGAGCGACGGCGACCGCGAGGCGGTCAGGCGCGGGGTCGCCGAACCGGGCGTCCGGATGCTCGACATCGACGCCGACCTCCACGCCGACGCGTACAACGGCATCGCCAACTCGGTGCTCTGGTTCGTCCACCACATGCTGTACCAGACGCCCCTGGAGCCCGCGTTCGACGCGGAGTTCCGGCGCCAGTGGGCCTCCTACGAGGCGTACAACCGGGCCTTCGCCGAAGCACTCGCCCAGGAGGCGGGCGAGGGCGCGGCCGTTCTCGTGCAGGACTACCACCTGGCCCTGGTGCCGGGCATGCTCCGTGAGCTCCGCGCCGACCTGCGCATCGGCCACTTCTCGCACACCCCGTGGGCGCCCGTCGACTACTTCCGCCTGCTGCCCGACGACATCGGCGAGCAGCTGCTGCGCGGCATCCTGGGCGCCGACCGGGCGGCGTTCCTCACCCGGCGCTGGGCGGACGCCTTCATCGGCTGCTGCACGGAGATCCTGGGCGGCACCGGCCACACCCGGATCGGGGTGCACGGGCTCGGGGCGGACGCGGAGTTCCTGCGCCGGCGCTCGCACGAGGCGGACGTGGACGAGCGGATGGCGGCGCTGCGGGAGGAGGTGGGTCCGGGACGCCGGACGATCGTGCGGGTGGACCGGACCGAGCTCTCCAAGAACATCGTCCGCGGCCTGCTCGCCTACCGGGCGCTCCTGGACGCGTATCCCGAGTGGCGCGGGCGGGTCACGCACATCGCGTTCGCCTATCCCTCGCGGCAGGACCTCACGGTGTACCAGGAGTACACGGCGGCGGTGCAGAGCCTGGCCGACGAGATCAACGCGGCCTACGGAACGCCCGACTGGACCCCGGTGGTCCTCCACGTCAAGGACGACTTCGCGCGCTCGCTCGCGGCGTACCGGCTGGCCGACGTGGCGCTGGTCAACCCGATCCGGGACGGGATGAACCTGGTCGCCAAGGAGGTGCCCGTGGTCTCCGACGACGGCTGCGTACTGGTGCTGTCCCGGGAGGCGGGGGCGTACGAGGAGCTGGGCGACGCCGCGATCGTGGTGAACCCGTACGACGTGTCCGCCACGGCCGAGGCGCTGCACCAGGCCCTGTCGATGCCGCACGACGAGCGGGCGGACCGCACGAAGGCGCTGGCCGAGGCGGCGACGGCGCTGCCGCCTCAGCAGTGGTTCCTGGACCAGCTACACGCGCTGCGCGAGGGCTGA
- a CDS encoding DUF7927 domain-containing protein: protein MAFSRTRAALRRRRRLPVYAAALALLSSAATGLIAPAQAAADVVAPFEKRYDESLYGDFRTIGNTVMGCPTAPADLAARCAVSAGGQGGDNNNTFEMRRLNTAGTTDGYGSSTGAVTVPPGARIAYARLFWGGNDGTYRGPSGATLARCDISGADVTGSPGGPLEAVPSLGLAGAPPTKVAPEHLVQDPASTNGPHYYTGEADVTAAFTGMTGDGAPLPVAVGDLWAANGRGCVAGWSLTVVYAYDAPDDTYAPDRRNVYVYGGHVLQRSTSPATTIGVDGFYRAGGGSVRASVTAYEGDWNTPGDRFLVEDKNVTEAHTGNTNNFFVSEDDGAVDPKYVNNLSIDAKEFEVPEGTIQPGDTSTTLTFGTKGDTYVPSALAFSVPVPDLEITKTVSPGGAIAPGGTITYTVRAKNISRLDYPNAKFSDDLTDNLDDAVYNQDASATLGDVSYTAPRIGYLGDIPAGRTATVTYSVTVNDPITGDGKLRNDIDVESPRSNCDADSTDPACGVTPQVERPDPSPSPSPSDSPAPEPSPSVAPSASPSVTVQPRPTPADSAPGSMAATGSNGERLWLLGGLALALTAAGTVARAAARGRGRGRDHS, encoded by the coding sequence ATGGCTTTCTCTCGCACCAGGGCTGCTCTGCGCCGCAGGCGCCGACTGCCCGTATACGCCGCAGCCCTGGCCCTGCTGAGCTCCGCGGCGACCGGGCTGATCGCCCCCGCCCAGGCCGCCGCCGATGTCGTCGCCCCGTTCGAGAAGCGGTACGACGAGTCGCTGTACGGCGATTTCCGGACCATCGGCAACACCGTCATGGGCTGCCCCACGGCCCCCGCCGACCTGGCCGCCCGCTGCGCGGTCTCGGCAGGGGGCCAGGGCGGCGACAACAACAACACCTTCGAGATGCGGCGCCTGAACACGGCGGGCACCACCGACGGATACGGGTCGAGCACCGGCGCGGTCACCGTGCCGCCCGGCGCCCGGATCGCCTACGCCCGGCTCTTCTGGGGCGGCAACGACGGCACCTACCGGGGGCCCAGCGGGGCCACCCTGGCACGCTGCGACATCTCCGGCGCCGACGTGACCGGCTCCCCCGGCGGGCCGCTCGAAGCCGTCCCGTCCCTCGGCCTGGCCGGTGCCCCGCCCACGAAGGTCGCCCCCGAGCACCTGGTCCAGGACCCGGCGAGCACGAACGGCCCGCACTACTACACGGGCGAGGCGGACGTCACCGCCGCGTTCACCGGCATGACGGGCGACGGAGCCCCGCTCCCCGTGGCCGTCGGAGACCTATGGGCCGCGAACGGCCGGGGCTGCGTCGCGGGCTGGTCGCTCACCGTCGTCTACGCCTACGACGCCCCCGACGACACGTACGCACCCGACCGACGCAACGTCTACGTCTACGGCGGCCACGTCCTCCAGCGCTCCACCTCCCCCGCGACGACCATCGGCGTGGACGGCTTCTACCGGGCGGGCGGCGGCAGCGTCCGGGCCTCCGTGACGGCGTACGAGGGCGACTGGAACACCCCCGGCGACCGCTTCCTCGTCGAGGACAAGAACGTCACCGAGGCGCACACCGGCAACACCAACAACTTCTTCGTCAGCGAGGACGACGGGGCGGTCGACCCGAAGTACGTCAACAACCTCAGCATCGACGCCAAGGAGTTCGAGGTACCCGAGGGGACGATCCAGCCGGGCGACACCTCCACGACGCTGACCTTCGGCACCAAGGGCGACACCTACGTCCCCTCCGCGCTGGCCTTCTCCGTCCCCGTACCGGACCTGGAGATCACCAAGACGGTCTCGCCCGGCGGCGCGATCGCTCCCGGCGGGACGATCACGTACACGGTGCGGGCGAAGAACATCAGCCGGCTCGACTACCCGAACGCCAAGTTCAGCGACGACCTGACCGACAACCTCGACGACGCGGTCTACAACCAGGACGCCTCGGCCACGCTCGGGGACGTCTCGTACACCGCGCCGAGGATCGGCTATCTCGGTGACATCCCCGCCGGCCGGACGGCGACCGTGACGTACTCCGTCACCGTCAACGACCCGATCACCGGGGACGGGAAGCTGCGCAACGACATCGACGTGGAGTCACCGCGCTCCAACTGCGACGCGGACAGCACGGACCCGGCCTGCGGAGTGACGCCGCAGGTGGAGCGCCCCGACCCGAGTCCGAGCCCGTCCCCGTCCGACTCCCCCGCCCCGGAGCCGTCACCCTCCGTCGCCCCGTCCGCCTCCCCCTCGGTCACGGTGCAGCCGAGGCCGACGCCCGCGGACTCCGCGCCCGGCTCGATGGCCGCGACCGGCAGCAACGGTGAGCGGTTGTGGCTGCTCGGCGGCCTGGCGCTGGCCCTGACGGCGGCCGGAACGGTCGCCCGCGCGGCGGCCCGGGGCCGCGGACGCGGACGCGACCACAGCTGA
- a CDS encoding MoaD/ThiS family protein has protein sequence MSVKVRIPTILRTYTGGQAEVPAEGTILSEVIDSLEKNHPGIAARVLDDQGKLRRFVNVYVNDDDVRFEGGLDAVTPDGAGVSIIPAVAGGC, from the coding sequence ATGAGCGTCAAGGTCCGCATCCCCACCATCCTCCGCACCTACACGGGCGGTCAGGCCGAGGTCCCGGCCGAGGGCACGATCCTCTCCGAGGTCATCGACTCCCTGGAGAAGAACCACCCGGGCATCGCCGCCCGCGTCCTGGACGACCAGGGCAAGCTCCGCCGCTTCGTGAACGTGTACGTCAACGACGACGACGTGCGCTTCGAGGGTGGCCTGGACGCGGTCACGCCGGACGGTGCCGGTGTCTCGATCATCCCGGCCGTCGCAGGCGGCTGCTGA
- the thrC gene encoding threonine synthase: protein MAVQTDLTNTPSTVDLGPAAALSCRECGERFELGPLFACASCFGPLEVAYDLPSGSPDELKKRIEAGPNNIWRYAPLLPVPADVADKPNINPGFTKLVKADNLARELGVTGGLYVKDDSGNPTHSFKDRVVAIAVEAARAFGFTTLSCSSTGNLAGAVGAAAARAGFRSCVFIPHDLEQGKVVMAAVYGGELVGIEGNYDDVNRFCSELIGDPLGEGWGFVNVNLRPYYGEGSKTLAYEICEQLGWQLPDQLVIPIASGSQLTKIDKGLQELIKLGLVEDKPYKIFGAQAEGCSPVSVAFKAGHDVVRPQKPNTIAKSLAIGNPADGPYVLDIARRTGGAVEDVNDEQIVDAIKLLAQTEGIFAETAGGVTVGVTKKLIEAGLIDPTLTTVVLNTGDGLKTLDAVAATSQATATIRPSLDAFRAAGLATS, encoded by the coding sequence ATGGCTGTGCAGACTGATCTGACGAACACCCCTTCCACTGTGGACCTCGGTCCCGCCGCGGCGCTTTCCTGCCGCGAGTGCGGCGAGCGATTCGAGCTCGGTCCCCTTTTCGCCTGCGCGTCCTGTTTCGGGCCGCTCGAAGTGGCGTACGACCTGCCGAGCGGCTCCCCCGACGAGCTGAAGAAGCGCATCGAGGCCGGACCCAACAACATCTGGCGCTACGCGCCGCTGCTGCCGGTCCCCGCCGATGTCGCGGACAAGCCCAACATCAACCCCGGCTTCACCAAGCTGGTCAAGGCCGACAACCTCGCCCGCGAGCTGGGCGTCACCGGCGGTCTGTACGTCAAGGACGACTCCGGCAACCCGACGCACTCCTTCAAGGACCGTGTCGTCGCGATCGCCGTCGAGGCCGCCCGCGCCTTCGGCTTCACCACCCTGTCCTGCTCCTCCACCGGCAACCTCGCCGGTGCGGTGGGCGCCGCCGCCGCCCGTGCCGGCTTCCGGTCCTGCGTGTTCATCCCGCACGACCTGGAGCAGGGCAAGGTCGTCATGGCCGCGGTGTACGGCGGTGAACTGGTCGGCATCGAGGGCAACTACGACGACGTCAACCGCTTCTGCTCCGAGCTCATCGGTGACCCGCTCGGCGAGGGCTGGGGCTTCGTCAACGTCAACCTGCGTCCGTACTACGGCGAGGGCTCCAAGACCCTCGCGTACGAGATCTGCGAGCAGCTCGGCTGGCAGCTGCCGGACCAGCTCGTGATCCCGATCGCCTCGGGCTCGCAGCTGACGAAGATCGACAAGGGGCTCCAGGAGCTCATCAAGCTCGGTCTGGTCGAGGACAAGCCGTACAAGATCTTCGGTGCCCAGGCCGAGGGCTGCTCCCCGGTCTCGGTGGCCTTCAAGGCCGGTCACGACGTCGTGCGCCCCCAGAAGCCGAACACGATCGCCAAGTCCCTGGCGATCGGCAACCCGGCCGACGGTCCGTACGTGCTGGACATCGCCCGCCGTACCGGTGGCGCCGTCGAGGACGTGAACGACGAGCAGATCGTCGACGCGATCAAGCTGCTCGCGCAGACCGAGGGCATCTTCGCGGAGACCGCGGGCGGGGTGACGGTCGGCGTGACGAAGAAGCTGATCGAGGCGGGTCTGATCGACCCGACCCTGACCACCGTCGTCCTGAACACCGGTGACGGCCTCAAGACGCTCGACGCGGTGGCCGCGACCTCGCAGGCGACCGCGACGATCCGGCCGAGCCTGGACGCGTTCCGCGCGGCCGGCCTCGCCACCAGCTGA
- a CDS encoding ABC transporter substrate-binding protein, translating into MGEAVQRRFIGVTAAVAALGMTATLSGCSNGGESGDVTLKFVAADYGTGPENSSETYWNDLARKFETAHPGIKVDVHVYAWKDVDREVSEMVKQGKAPDIAQIGAYADYAKQDKLYTTDETLAIRTQANFLPSLSDAGKVNGKQYGLPFVASTRLLFYNKKLFSQAGLDAPKTWDDIQSDAAQLDQRGVRYPFALPLGPEESQAETLMWLLSGGGGYTDDVGAYSIDSPENVATFTWLKDNLVGKGLTGPVAPGKLDRAKAFEAFTRGQVGMLNGHPTLMEDAQKRGIQVGMVPLPGVDGPTQGSMGVADWMMGFKQNNHRTEIGTFFDFAYNDENVLAFADEYDLLPVTDSASAAMEADPRHKPLREFLAALPNSQFYPFAKTSWAQASEAIKERIGAAVAPDGNPEGVLGEIANKATEAEQAE; encoded by the coding sequence ATGGGCGAGGCCGTGCAGCGGCGCTTTATCGGTGTGACCGCGGCAGTGGCCGCACTTGGCATGACGGCAACGTTGTCGGGCTGCTCGAACGGCGGCGAATCCGGTGACGTCACCCTGAAGTTCGTGGCCGCCGACTACGGCACCGGCCCGGAGAACTCGTCCGAGACCTACTGGAACGACCTCGCCCGGAAGTTCGAGACCGCTCACCCCGGGATCAAGGTCGACGTCCACGTCTACGCGTGGAAGGACGTCGACCGCGAGGTCTCCGAGATGGTGAAGCAGGGCAAGGCCCCGGACATCGCCCAGATCGGCGCGTACGCGGACTACGCGAAGCAGGACAAGCTCTACACGACCGACGAGACGCTCGCCATCCGCACCCAGGCCAACTTCCTCCCCTCGCTCAGCGATGCGGGCAAGGTCAACGGCAAGCAGTACGGGCTGCCCTTCGTCGCCAGCACCCGGCTGCTCTTCTACAACAAGAAGCTGTTCAGCCAGGCCGGGCTCGACGCACCCAAGACCTGGGACGACATCCAGAGCGATGCCGCGCAGCTCGACCAGCGCGGCGTCAGGTACCCCTTCGCCCTGCCCCTCGGGCCGGAGGAGTCGCAGGCCGAGACCCTGATGTGGCTGCTCAGCGGCGGCGGTGGCTACACCGACGACGTCGGCGCGTACTCCATCGACTCCCCGGAGAACGTCGCCACGTTCACCTGGCTGAAGGACAACCTCGTCGGCAAGGGGCTCACCGGCCCCGTCGCGCCCGGCAAGCTCGACCGGGCCAAGGCGTTCGAGGCGTTCACCCGCGGCCAGGTCGGCATGCTCAACGGCCACCCGACGCTGATGGAGGACGCCCAGAAGCGGGGCATCCAGGTCGGCATGGTGCCGCTGCCCGGCGTCGACGGGCCGACCCAGGGCTCGATGGGCGTCGCCGACTGGATGATGGGCTTCAAGCAGAACAACCACCGCACGGAGATCGGCACGTTCTTCGACTTCGCGTACAACGACGAGAACGTGCTCGCCTTCGCGGACGAGTACGACCTGCTGCCCGTCACGGACAGCGCCTCCGCGGCGATGGAGGCGGACCCCCGGCACAAGCCGCTGCGCGAGTTCCTGGCGGCGCTGCCGAACTCGCAGTTCTACCCGTTCGCCAAGACGTCCTGGGCGCAGGCCAGCGAGGCCATCAAGGAGCGCATCGGCGCCGCGGTGGCGCCGGACGGCAATCCGGAGGGCGTGCTCGGCGAGATAGCCAACAAGGCCACCGAGGCGGAGCAGGCGGAGTAG
- a CDS encoding glucosyl-3-phosphoglycerate synthase codes for MLEEVERWLTRRSWSAADRPLDRLAAARTRDPHRASVSVVLPALNEEATVGAIVTTIRRELMERVPLVDELVVIDSGSTDATARVAAEAGARVVHRDAILPRIPAVPGKGEVLWRSLLVTSGEIVCFVDADLKDFSADFVSGTIGPLLTDPSVQFVKAMYDRPLGNTTGQGGRVTELVARPLLNLHWPQLAGFVQPLGGEYAVRRSLLEQLPFPVGYGVELGLLIDALHTVGLDALGQVDVGVRRHRHQDGQALGRMAATIYRTAQLRLSRGHLVRPALTQFERGESGFVPLTHAVDTEERPPMREIAEYVSRRAA; via the coding sequence GTGCTGGAAGAGGTGGAACGCTGGCTGACCAGGCGTTCCTGGTCGGCTGCCGATCGCCCGCTGGATCGTCTCGCAGCCGCCAGGACACGGGATCCGCACCGCGCGAGCGTCAGTGTCGTCCTGCCCGCCCTCAACGAGGAGGCGACGGTCGGCGCGATCGTGACGACGATCCGGCGCGAGCTGATGGAACGGGTTCCGCTGGTCGACGAGCTGGTCGTGATCGATTCCGGCTCGACCGACGCCACCGCGAGGGTCGCCGCGGAAGCCGGTGCCCGAGTGGTCCACCGGGACGCGATCCTGCCCCGGATACCCGCGGTCCCCGGCAAGGGCGAGGTCCTGTGGCGGTCACTCCTGGTCACGAGCGGGGAGATCGTCTGCTTCGTCGACGCGGACCTGAAGGACTTCTCCGCCGACTTCGTCTCCGGCACCATCGGGCCACTGCTCACCGACCCCTCGGTGCAGTTCGTGAAGGCGATGTACGACCGCCCGCTGGGCAACACCACCGGCCAGGGCGGTCGCGTCACGGAGCTGGTGGCGCGCCCCCTGCTCAATCTGCACTGGCCCCAACTGGCCGGATTCGTCCAGCCGCTCGGCGGCGAGTACGCGGTGCGGCGCTCCCTGCTCGAACAGCTGCCCTTCCCCGTCGGTTACGGAGTGGAGCTGGGCCTGCTCATCGACGCACTGCACACGGTGGGCCTGGACGCGCTGGGCCAGGTCGACGTCGGCGTCCGCAGGCACCGCCACCAGGACGGCCAGGCGCTGGGGCGGATGGCGGCGACGATCTACCGCACCGCACAGCTCCGGCTCTCCCGGGGCCACCTGGTGCGGCCCGCGCTCACCCAGTTCGAGCGGGGCGAGAGCGGCTTCGTCCCCCTCACCCATGCGGTGGACACGGAGGAGCGGCCCCCGATGCGCGAGATCGCGGAGTACGTGTCCCGCCGCGCGGCGTAA
- the nagA gene encoding N-acetylglucosamine-6-phosphate deacetylase gives MAGRADSTVLAGARVVLPTGTVENGRVIVEGGRIAGSTPEGARTVDLSGHWVVPGFVDMHNHGGGGASFTSGTVDEVLTGVRTHREHGTTTLVASTVTGEMDFLVQRAGILSELVQQGDLAGIHFEGPFISPCRKGAHSEDLLRDPDPAEVRKLMDAAHGTAKMFTLATELPGGIESVRLLAEHGVIAAIGHTDATYEQTVEAIDAGATVATHLYNAMPALGHRAPGPIAALLEDERITVELINDGTHLHPAALELAYHHAGAARVALITDAMDAAGFGDGQYQLGPLAVEVKDGVARLVEGGSIAGSTLTLDTAFRRAVTIDRIPVDDVVQSISANPARLLGVYDKVGSLEPGKDADLVVLDEDFVLKGVMRKGEWIIEPPLA, from the coding sequence ATGGCCGGACGCGCAGACAGCACAGTTCTCGCAGGAGCCCGGGTGGTACTGCCCACCGGGACGGTCGAGAACGGCCGGGTGATCGTCGAGGGCGGCAGGATCGCCGGCAGCACGCCGGAGGGCGCCCGCACCGTCGATCTGTCCGGCCACTGGGTGGTGCCCGGCTTCGTCGACATGCACAACCACGGCGGCGGTGGCGCGTCCTTCACCTCCGGCACCGTGGACGAGGTCCTCACCGGCGTCCGTACCCACCGCGAGCACGGCACCACCACGCTGGTGGCCTCCACCGTCACCGGCGAGATGGACTTCCTCGTCCAGCGGGCCGGCATCCTCTCCGAGCTGGTCCAGCAGGGCGACCTCGCCGGCATCCACTTCGAGGGCCCGTTCATCTCCCCGTGCCGCAAGGGCGCCCACAGCGAGGACCTGCTGCGCGATCCGGACCCGGCCGAGGTCCGCAAGCTCATGGACGCCGCGCACGGCACGGCGAAGATGTTCACCCTCGCCACGGAGCTGCCCGGCGGCATCGAATCGGTGCGCCTGCTCGCCGAGCACGGCGTGATCGCGGCGATCGGGCACACCGACGCGACGTACGAGCAGACCGTCGAGGCGATCGACGCGGGCGCCACCGTCGCCACGCACCTCTACAACGCCATGCCGGCCCTCGGCCACCGCGCGCCCGGCCCGATCGCGGCCCTCCTGGAGGACGAGCGGATCACCGTCGAGCTGATCAACGACGGCACCCATCTGCACCCCGCCGCCCTGGAGCTCGCCTACCACCACGCGGGAGCCGCACGCGTCGCCCTGATCACGGACGCGATGGACGCGGCCGGGTTCGGCGACGGCCAATACCAGCTGGGCCCGCTCGCCGTCGAGGTGAAGGACGGCGTCGCCCGCCTGGTGGAGGGCGGCTCGATCGCCGGCTCCACGCTCACCCTGGACACCGCGTTCCGCCGGGCCGTCACCATCGACCGGATTCCGGTCGACGACGTCGTCCAGTCCATCTCCGCCAACCCGGCGCGACTCCTCGGCGTGTACGACAAGGTCGGCTCGCTGGAACCGGGCAAGGACGCGGACCTGGTGGTCCTGGACGAGGACTTCGTCCTCAAGGGCGTCATGCGCAAGGGCGAGTGGATCATCGAGCCCCCGCTGGCGTGA